The Nitrospirota bacterium region CACCATGGTCTTGATGCCGTAAGGGCGAGTGGTCTCGGAGACGAACTTCATCATGATGGCGGGCCCCACGGCCAGCACCAGGTCGGCCCCCCGCTCCTCTATCTCCCGCGTGAGCGCGTCGGTGACCATCCCCTTCATGCCCTTGCTTCCGTCATTGGTGGTGACCAGAACCCGGTCGCAGACCCGGCCCATCTCTTCTTCGTAGATGAGAAGGTCCGCGGTCCGCGCCCCCACCACCGCGGTGACTTCGTTACCCGCGGCCTTCATCTCCCGGGCGATGGGGTACAGGGGGGCCACCCCGAAGCCTCCGCCCACAAGGACGACCTTGCCGAAGTTCTCGATGTGGGTGGGTTGTCCCAGGGGGCCGCAGAGGTCCAGGATATCGTCTCCCTCCTTGAGCCTGGACATCTCCGCCGTGGTCTTCCCCACCACCATGACGATGAGCCTGAT contains the following coding sequences:
- a CDS encoding sulfide/dihydroorotate dehydrogenase-like FAD/NAD-binding protein, with the translated sequence MAKILEKRLIRPPDVFSFTVSAPLLSKKARPGQFVIIRLHERGERIPLSLADISPAKGTIRLIVMVVGKTTAEMSRLKEGDDILDLCGPLGQPTHIENFGKVVLVGGGFGVAPLYPIAREMKAAGNEVTAVVGARTADLLIYEEEMGRVCDRVLVTTNDGSKGMKGMVTDALTREIEERGADLVLAVGPAIMMKFVSETTRPYGIKTMVSLNPIMVDGSGMCGGCRVLVGGENMFACTDGPEFDGHEVDWDCLMQRQGSYKEHERVTFEEWKRRHADMLCETE